The Amycolatopsis endophytica genome includes the window CGAGCCACGCTCCCGCGTGCCGAGATCGACGTGGACGCGGCGCTGCATCAGGTCCGCCCGGTGGTCGACGCGGTTCGCGAGCGCGGGGTCGAGGCGGTGCTGGAGTACACCGAGAAGTTCGACAGGGTGCGCCCGTCGAGCGTCCGCGTGCCGCGCGAGGAGATCCAGTCGGCGCTGACCAGGCTCGACCCTGCCGTGCGCGCCGCGCTGGAGGAGTCGATCGCCCGCGCCCGCACGGTGCACGCCGACCAGCGCCGCGCCGACGTGACCACCACGGTCGTCGAGGGCGGCACGGTCACCGAGCGCTGGGTGCCGGTCGAGCGCGTCGGCCTGTACGCGCCCGGCGGCCTGGCCGTGTACCCGTCGAGCGTGGTGATGAACGTCGTCCCGGCGCAGGTCGCGGGCGTCGGCTCGCTGGTGCTGTGCTCGCCGCCGCAGGCCGAGTTCGGCGGGCTCCCGCACCCGACCACCCTGGCCGCCGCCGCGCTGCTGGGTGTCGACGAGGTGTGGGCGGCAGGCGGCGCGCAGGCCGTGGCGCTGCTGGCCTACGGCGGCACCGACACCGACGGCGCCGAGATGGTCCCGGTCGACCTGGTCACCGGGCCGGGCAACATCTACCTGACCGCCGCCAAGCGCCTGCTGCGCGGCCTGATCGGCATCGACTCCGAGGCGGGCCCGACCGAGATCGCGATTCTGGCCGACGAGAGCGCCGATCCGGTGCACGTGGCCGCCGACCTGGTGAGCCAGGCCGAGCACGACCCGCTCGCCGCGAGCGTGCTGGTCACCACGTCGGAGGAGCTGGCCGACGCGGTCGACCGCGAGCTGGACCAGCGCGTCGCCGCCACGAAGCACACCGAGCGCATCGGTGACGCGTTGCGCGGCAGGCAGTCCGGCACCGTGCTGGTGTCCACTGTGGATGACGGGTTGCGGGTCGTGGACGCCTACGCGGCCGAGCACCTGGAGATCCAGACGGCCGACTCGCGCGCGGTCGCGGCGCGGGTGCGCAACGCGGGCGCGGTGTTCGTCGGCGCGTACGCCCCGGTGTCCCTCGGGGACTACTGCGCGGGCTCGAACCACGTGCTGCCCACCGGCGGCTACGCGCGGCACTCCTCGGGCCTGTCCGTGCAGAGCTTCCTGCGCGGCATCCACGTCATCGACTACAGCGAAGCGGCGCTGCGCGAGGTGGCCGGCAAGGTCGTCTCGCTCGCCAACGCCGAAGACCTGCCCGCGCACGGGGAAGCCGTGACGGCGCGCTTCCCGGGAGGAGCCGA containing:
- the hisD gene encoding histidinol dehydrogenase; this translates as MLNRIDLRGRVPSATELRATLPRAEIDVDAALHQVRPVVDAVRERGVEAVLEYTEKFDRVRPSSVRVPREEIQSALTRLDPAVRAALEESIARARTVHADQRRADVTTTVVEGGTVTERWVPVERVGLYAPGGLAVYPSSVVMNVVPAQVAGVGSLVLCSPPQAEFGGLPHPTTLAAAALLGVDEVWAAGGAQAVALLAYGGTDTDGAEMVPVDLVTGPGNIYLTAAKRLLRGLIGIDSEAGPTEIAILADESADPVHVAADLVSQAEHDPLAASVLVTTSEELADAVDRELDQRVAATKHTERIGDALRGRQSGTVLVSTVDDGLRVVDAYAAEHLEIQTADSRAVAARVRNAGAVFVGAYAPVSLGDYCAGSNHVLPTGGYARHSSGLSVQSFLRGIHVIDYSEAALREVAGKVVSLANAEDLPAHGEAVTARFPGGAE